In bacterium, the genomic window TGGAGCCTCGGTCACGAGGGATAAAGGCGCCGGGATTTTAGCATAGCGTCCCGGGGCAAGAGCCAAAAAAGCCCCGGTGTCAGTGCTCCCGTTGATCGTTCAAGGTTCCTCTGGCGTTCGAGGTTACCGGATCGGGAAACCGGCGCCCCCATAGGGGTCCGAATCGATGGGGGTGGGGGTCGGGCGACGGGGCGAGGGTGTGGGGGTCTTGGGTTCGTCGGGCGCCTTCAAGGGTTTGATGCGCAGGATGGTCGAGTTCTGGGTGTCGGCCAGGTAAAGCCGGCCTTCCCCGTCAGAGGCGATGCCCTTGAAGTGGGGGTGGTAGTTGGGCGCCTGCTGTTCGTCGGAGGCGGTCCATTGGCCGATGAACTCGAAGCGGTGGTTGAAGAATTCCACGCGGCCCGTCACGCCGTCGGTGACGGCGATGAGGCCCTGGGGGGTCTGGGCCACCTCGGTGGGTTCCCGGAACTGGTCGGGGCCGTCGCCGTACCAGCCCTGGACGGTGACGGGCACCCCGCCGGTGTTGAAGACCTGGAAACGGAAATTGCCCGTGTCGGCCACCAGGGCCTGGTCGATGGGGTTGATGGCCATTCCCTGGGGCTGGTTCATGCGGGCGGTGTAGGTGTTGGGCGAAGCCTCGCCCAAGGCGCCCCAGGTGGAGATGAACTGGCCCAGCGCGCTGAAGGTCTGGACGCGGGAATTGCCGGTGTCCAGCACCAGGATATTGCCGAAATGGTCCTGGCCGATGGAGCGGGGCTGGTTGAACTGTCCGTTGGCGTTTCCCTGGGCGCCCCAGGTGGAGACCACCAGGCCCTTGTCGTCCAACACCACGATCCGCTGGTTGAGCGTGTCGGATACGAAGATCTGCCCCGAGGCGGGGCTGCGGAAGACGGCGGTGGGGTGGTTGAACTGGGGGGGGTTCTGCCAGTCGGCCCGGGAGCCGAAGGAACCGTAGGTGGTGACCGGGCGGCCTTCCCGGTCCCAGATCACGATGCGGCTGTTGGCCGTGTCGGCGATGATCATGCTGCCATCGGGGGCCACGTCGATGCCCTCGGGGGAATTCAACTCATCGGGGCCGGACCCCTTGGAACCCCAGCCGGTGTCATAGGTGTAGAGTTTGGGTCCGTCATAAGGGATGGGCGTGCTAGTGGAGGTCGCGGTCGGGGTGGCGGTCTCTTCGGGCGTCGGTGTTGAATGGTGCCGGGCCCAAGCCCCGCCGGGGAGGGCGGCCCAAAGGGCCAGGAGGATGGGGAAGGACCGGGGGTTCATGACAAATAAATGCTATCGTTCGGGAGAGCGGAAGGCAATGACCTCGGTCCAGAAGGACGTTTTGACGGGCCGAAAGGGCTTTGGGTTCCCTTGATGTTTGAAGGGCCCGGCGGTCTCAGGCGCCACCCCATTTCCTATATCCACTCCTGGAAATTGGGTGCTTCTTCGGCTGCTGAAATTGCGCCTCCCCTAATTTTCTTTATCCATTCCTGAAAATTAGGGATTTCCTCGGCTTTTGAAGATGCGCCTCGGTCTCAGGCGCCTTCCAAGCGGCTTTGGCAGCTGATGCAGCGGGTGGCCCAGGGAAGGGCCTTCAGGCGGGGCATGGGGATGGGCTTCTGGCAGGTCTCGCACTTGCCGTAGGCGCCGTTCTCGATGCGGGCGATGGCCTTCTCGATGCGTTCCAATTCGATGCGGTCGTTCTCCATCAGGGTGACGGAGAGATGCTGGTTCAATTCGCCCGAGCCGTGGTCGGCCATGTCGCCGGGCATGTTCTGGTTGTCGGCGATCTCTTCGCGCTGGTCCTGCTCCAGGTGGTTGACGTGGGCGGTGATCTCGTTGCGGCGCTTGTGGAGGTTCTGCAACATGGGG contains:
- a CDS encoding NHL repeat-containing protein; its protein translation is MNPRSFPILLALWAALPGGAWARHHSTPTPEETATPTATSTSTPIPYDGPKLYTYDTGWGSKGSGPDELNSPEGIDVAPDGSMIIADTANSRIVIWDREGRPVTTYGSFGSRADWQNPPQFNHPTAVFRSPASGQIFVSDTLNQRIVVLDDKGLVVSTWGAQGNANGQFNQPRSIGQDHFGNILVLDTGNSRVQTFSALGQFISTWGALGEASPNTYTARMNQPQGMAINPIDQALVADTGNFRFQVFNTGGVPVTVQGWYGDGPDQFREPTEVAQTPQGLIAVTDGVTGRVEFFNHRFEFIGQWTASDEQQAPNYHPHFKGIASDGEGRLYLADTQNSTILRIKPLKAPDEPKTPTPSPRRPTPTPIDSDPYGGAGFPIR
- a CDS encoding TraR/DksA family transcriptional regulator encodes the protein PMLQNLHKRRNEITAHVNHLEQDQREEIADNQNMPGDMADHGSGELNQHLSVTLMENDRIELERIEKAIARIENGAYGKCETCQKPIPMPRLKALPWATRCISCQSRLEGA